Proteins encoded by one window of Bacillus sp. DTU_2020_1000418_1_SI_GHA_SEK_038:
- a CDS encoding replication-relaxation family protein — protein sequence MSVRASKEQRHENILLSLKKLGFLSRSQLQKLHRLGGVRNTNRILKDMGGYLNIVRLNENVYYLNAEGRQRVGASKILKKTHQITHHLMRNTLFIVRGCPISWKNEVKLSVKDEVSVIADAIYTMAGQYHIIEVDHTQKMLENKRKIERYRKLIQLNVFEKRPKFIWITTTEYRKRQLLQLCEGLDAIVYTIKDLH from the coding sequence ATGTCGGTGAGAGCATCAAAGGAACAACGACACGAAAACATTCTCTTGAGCTTGAAGAAATTGGGCTTTCTTAGTAGGTCGCAACTTCAAAAGCTTCATCGTTTGGGCGGTGTTAGGAATACTAACCGGATATTAAAGGACATGGGAGGTTATCTGAATATAGTCAGGCTTAATGAAAATGTCTACTACTTGAATGCGGAAGGCAGACAACGAGTGGGTGCCAGTAAGATATTAAAGAAAACACATCAAATTACACATCATTTAATGCGGAACACCTTATTTATAGTTAGAGGTTGCCCGATTTCATGGAAAAACGAAGTGAAACTGTCGGTCAAAGATGAAGTATCAGTAATTGCCGATGCTATTTATACAATGGCTGGTCAATATCACATCATCGAAGTAGACCATACTCAAAAAATGTTAGAAAACAAACGAAAGATAGAAAGATACCGAAAGTTGATTCAATTAAATGTATTTGAGAAAAGACCAAAATTCATCTGGATTACCACAACAGAATATAGAAAGAGACAATTGCTTCAATTATGCGAGGGTTTAGATGCCATTGTGTATACCATCAAAGACTTACATTAG
- a CDS encoding ATPase, T2SS/T4P/T4SS family — MHVPIVVTRHLVLSTMHTRDAKGAIYRLNEFGVNWVEIEQTLVAVTAQRLVELTCPFCQGECSPYCFSYGRWKRASVFELLAGRALHASMMEAKGEYMDVDYFTLKEVIKKGIALGYIKETEYDRWVLDYAEA, encoded by the coding sequence GTGCATGTTCCTATTGTAGTTACTAGGCATTTAGTGCTTTCTACGATGCATACAAGAGACGCAAAAGGTGCCATATACCGCTTAAATGAATTTGGTGTCAATTGGGTGGAAATCGAACAAACCCTTGTTGCCGTAACAGCACAAAGGCTAGTCGAATTGACCTGTCCATTTTGCCAAGGGGAATGTTCACCCTATTGCTTTAGTTATGGAAGATGGAAGAGAGCAAGTGTTTTTGAGCTTCTTGCAGGACGTGCTTTACATGCATCAATGATGGAGGCGAAGGGTGAATATATGGATGTAGATTATTTTACATTAAAAGAGGTCATCAAAAAAGGGATTGCTCTAGGGTATATTAAAGAAACAGAATATGATCGGTGGGTGCTTGATTATGCGGAGGCATAA
- a CDS encoding M23 family metallopeptidase yields the protein MIIRITSKFREMESFRSKPHTGIDLSFPEGSELKSIGDSVVEKIVDYGSENIGKGVILRLADGKQAIYGHLSDIKVKAGQSIAEGQIIGLSGNTGNSTGPHLHLALKENGSFIDPTPLAHKLMAWEQSIGGYFFDKFIQSRIEHFVSDFIISLPVLVGVSFAVWGLLNMVSGRLASVGVVGVFILGGLVIL from the coding sequence ATGATTATCCGAATTACTTCTAAATTTCGAGAAATGGAGAGTTTTCGGAGTAAGCCACATACTGGAATAGACTTATCATTCCCAGAGGGGAGCGAATTAAAATCCATTGGTGATTCAGTTGTTGAGAAGATTGTTGACTATGGCTCTGAAAATATTGGCAAAGGAGTTATCCTTCGTTTAGCTGATGGAAAACAGGCAATATACGGGCATTTAAGCGATATTAAGGTTAAGGCAGGTCAAAGTATAGCGGAAGGTCAGATAATTGGTTTAAGCGGCAATACAGGGAATTCAACAGGCCCACATTTACACTTGGCTTTAAAAGAAAACGGTAGCTTTATAGATCCTACTCCTTTAGCTCATAAATTAATGGCATGGGAGCAGTCGATAGGAGGGTATTTCTTTGATAAATTTATTCAAAGTCGGATTGAGCATTTCGTTTCGGATTTTATTATTTCGTTACCTGTCCTGGTGGGGGTTAGTTTTGCTGTGTGGGGTCTACTTAATATGGTTAGCGGCAGGCTTGCTTCAGTAGGGGTTGTAGGAGTGTTTATCTTAGGTGGATTGGTAATATTATAG
- the comGF gene encoding competence type IV pilus minor pilin ComGF: MRMYSRSYRRNVKYMNNKGFTMLEMLYAFSIFLLVVSFFPLIFKYFMGNDQLEARLKRMEWHVFVNQIKKELRLAEEIIVSDNRLVFTKHGQLILYEKHGTNLRRRVDFKGHEIVLQQVDSFQFSPIRDGVKLTLTDHYDQKYSVLLYSFISLDENYAPE, translated from the coding sequence ATGAGGATGTATTCAAGAAGCTACAGACGAAATGTGAAATATATGAATAATAAAGGCTTTACAATGCTAGAAATGTTATATGCCTTTTCCATTTTTCTGCTTGTTGTTTCTTTTTTTCCACTAATCTTTAAATATTTCATGGGAAATGATCAGCTGGAGGCACGTCTAAAAAGAATGGAATGGCATGTATTTGTCAATCAAATAAAGAAGGAGCTTCGATTAGCGGAGGAAATAATTGTTTCAGATAATAGGCTGGTATTTACAAAGCATGGTCAATTAATACTATATGAAAAGCATGGAACTAATTTACGAAGGCGGGTTGATTTCAAAGGACATGAAATCGTCCTTCAGCAAGTAGATTCATTCCAATTTTCTCCGATACGTGATGGGGTAAAGCTGACGTTGACTGATCATTATGATCAAAAGTACTCCGTATTATTATATTCCTTTATAAGTTTGGACGAAAATTATGCTCCAGAATGA
- the comGC gene encoding competence type IV pilus major pilin ComGC: MKVLKNEKAFTLIEMMIVLLVISVLLIITIPNITKHNSKINSKGCEAFVKMVQAQAQAYEIEKKSPPADIQALVDADYINDKERTCPNGTEITISAQGKVSTVEEMD; this comes from the coding sequence ATGAAGGTATTGAAAAACGAAAAAGCTTTTACACTGATTGAAATGATGATTGTTCTGCTTGTTATTTCTGTTTTACTAATTATTACGATACCAAATATTACGAAGCATAATTCCAAAATTAACAGCAAGGGGTGTGAGGCATTTGTCAAGATGGTACAAGCCCAGGCGCAGGCTTATGAAATTGAAAAAAAATCACCGCCAGCAGATATTCAAGCACTTGTTGATGCTGATTATATTAACGATAAGGAAAGAACCTGTCCAAATGGAACTGAAATTACAATCTCAGCTCAAGGAAAAGTATCAACTGTTGAAGAAATGGATTAA
- the comGB gene encoding competence type IV pilus assembly protein ComGB has product MRRHKWSLQEQSHFLKRTGELLSRGYPLSEAIESILFQLPRRKKNEVGECLAQLREGYPFYQILSKLQFNRHLIGYVFFAEQHGGLAQAFQEGSEMMLKRDRDLEKLKKLLVYPVLLIFITLVLFIFVDYMILPRFSSLFSSMKLKPNFFMNAVTFFSNIMPLFFGLCTLFLAVLFSYYLLQFRKFSQVKQKSILVSIPVVGLFLKLFYSHYFSIQISYLLSGGLSIHEALRMFEKNDKQPLYQELGADIIDSLRRGERLEDILIGYSFLEIELPHIIRHGQKNGKLDQELAFFSKHCLTLIEERSEKLLKTIQPILYSVIGVMIVFMYLAVLLPMFHLLEGF; this is encoded by the coding sequence ATGCGGAGGCATAAGTGGAGTCTTCAGGAACAAAGCCATTTTCTAAAAAGAACAGGGGAGCTTCTTTCAAGAGGCTACCCGCTATCCGAAGCAATAGAATCTATTCTATTTCAACTTCCGCGAAGAAAGAAAAATGAGGTAGGTGAATGTTTAGCCCAATTAAGAGAAGGTTATCCATTTTATCAAATATTATCAAAGCTTCAGTTTAACCGACATCTTATTGGCTATGTCTTTTTTGCTGAACAGCATGGCGGTTTGGCACAGGCATTCCAAGAAGGCAGTGAAATGATGCTTAAAAGAGACAGGGACTTGGAAAAGCTGAAAAAACTGCTTGTTTATCCCGTATTATTAATTTTTATTACGTTAGTGTTATTCATCTTTGTTGATTATATGATCCTTCCTAGATTTTCTTCATTATTTTCCTCAATGAAGCTAAAGCCAAACTTTTTTATGAACGCAGTCACGTTCTTTAGCAATATAATGCCTCTCTTCTTCGGTTTATGCACCCTTTTCCTTGCTGTTCTTTTCAGTTACTACCTTTTACAATTTCGGAAATTTTCTCAAGTCAAGCAAAAGAGTATACTCGTTTCAATTCCAGTAGTGGGTTTGTTTTTAAAATTATTTTACTCACATTATTTTTCGATTCAAATTAGTTATTTATTATCGGGTGGTTTGTCTATTCACGAGGCATTAAGAATGTTTGAGAAAAATGATAAACAGCCTCTCTATCAAGAGCTCGGGGCTGACATTATTGATAGTCTTCGAAGGGGGGAGAGGCTAGAAGATATACTGATAGGCTATTCTTTTTTAGAAATAGAGCTTCCTCATATTATCAGGCATGGCCAGAAAAACGGGAAGCTCGATCAGGAGCTGGCTTTCTTTAGCAAACATTGCTTAACGCTAATTGAAGAGCGTTCAGAAAAATTACTAAAGACCATTCAGCCGATTTTGTATTCTGTTATTGGTGTAATGATTGTATTTATGTACTTAGCTGTACTATTACCAATGTTTCATTTACTGGAGGGATTTTAA
- the comGD gene encoding competence type IV pilus minor pilin ComGD: protein MVSKQGGFTLIESLFVLSVFLIIASVPAFLLKPHFISFEKEKFISQLKADLFYAQQYALSHHIDVYVHILPEESKYVVHEKLSANYLIEREIPEMITVQEESMKLYFQFQSDGNINRFGSFVIFAGREKYRFMFYIGKGRFYVAKE, encoded by the coding sequence ATGGTTAGCAAACAGGGAGGCTTCACTTTAATAGAGTCTTTATTTGTCTTAAGTGTATTTCTCATTATTGCCTCTGTACCCGCCTTTCTATTAAAGCCCCATTTTATCTCCTTTGAAAAAGAAAAATTCATCTCACAATTGAAAGCAGATCTTTTCTATGCTCAACAATATGCTCTATCCCATCATATTGATGTGTATGTTCATATTCTGCCGGAAGAGAGTAAGTATGTCGTACATGAAAAGCTTAGTGCCAACTACTTGATTGAAAGAGAAATACCAGAAATGATTACAGTACAAGAGGAGTCAATGAAGCTCTACTTTCAGTTTCAGTCAGATGGGAATATTAATAGATTTGGTTCCTTTGTCATATTTGCGGGAAGGGAGAAATATCGGTTTATGTTTTATATTGGAAAGGGAAGATTTTATGTTGCAAAAGAATGA